A window from Plasmodium gaboni strain SY75 chromosome 9, whole genome shotgun sequence encodes these proteins:
- a CDS encoding serine/threonine protein kinase, FIKK family (transcript variant 1; alternatively spliced), whose protein sequence is MLILYFYFIILFLIKSNILSELNTYNITLRHLNENNLEGEKNGENFFSRIVNKIHKDKKSKTDITNNTKEIVDKNKLYKKINVCKDISSDEKDDEITNVRKSKKNITEINNSSFLPYCISNNFENGIPYKNKLEEEYMSVDNVFNWELGKESLKKRLGCTDNFHINGVYYKNWILKNLSFRSNNNSYYSPKNVYKGIIPINNNYNVNEINVFIKKIPINKWIDQYEKMELYNGEYITKEENYVTEAVVSAFLTEYHPGISPKFYKLLYERVNYNDNENKKENRSYENDIQDLNLFNDILKEQNENKDIGHIVMITEFFGEDLYSYMNKMCIKGYSILGRKERKKIMLSCLKLINRLHKIGLCHLDISLENMLIKDNYEMRICDFARCTPRYTYNLRHIRNPNGLCLFESCIPTIGKIEYIPPECCELEKIYKENNITEPFSYLKTIIDQEERKKYYFDVTSADKYMLGILFILIWVHHFFWNKADPLLDKEFAEFARVNMDFHKNEKTYHWPDDLKFMIQQLLYSEYRKNLDLNDLINHPWFTRKKCWFLKLFSFGLKYYK, encoded by the exons ATGctaattttatatttttactttaTA ATTTTGTTCTTAATAAAGagtaatatattatcagaattaaatacatataatataacattaaGACATTTAAATGAGAATAATTTGGAAGGTGAAAAAAATGgagaaaatttttttagTCGAATAGTAAATAAAATTcataaagataaaaaatCGAAAACTGatattacaaataatacaaaagaaatagttgataagaataaattatacaagaaaataaatgttTGCAAAGATATTTCAAGTGATGAAAAGGATGATGAAATAACTAATGTTagaaaatcaaaaaaaaatattacagaaataaataatagtTCATTTTTACCCTATTGTATTTCAAATAACTTTGAAAATGGAATTccttataaaaataaattgGAAGAAGAATATATGTCAGTTGACAATGTTTTTAATTGGGAATTAGGTAAAGAGtccttaaaaaaaagattaGGTTGTACAGATAATTTCCATATAAATGGTGTTTATTATAAGAATTGGATATTGAAAAATCTATCTTTTAgaagtaataataattcatattattcaccaaaaaatgtatataaagGAATTATCCctataaataataattacaatgttaatgaaattaatgtatttattaaaaaaattccTATAAATAAATGGATCGATCAGTATGAAAAAATGGAATTATATAATGGTGAATATATAACGaaagaagaaaattatGTAACGGAAGCAGTGGTATCAGCTTTTTTAACTGAATATCACCCTGGTATATCACCAAagttttataaattattatatgaacgggttaattataatgataatgaaaataaaaaagaaaatagatcatatgaaaatgatattCAAGATTTAAATTTATTCAATGATATATTGAAGGAACAAAAcgaaaataaagatatagGTCATATTGTGATGATAACTGAATTTTTTGGTGAAGATTTATATAgttatatgaataaaatgTGTATTAAAGGTTATTCAATATTAGGTAGAAAagagagaaaaaaaattatgcTTTCATGTctaaaattaattaatagATTACACAAAATTGGATTATGTCATCTCGATATTTCACTTGAAAATATGTTAATTAAAGACAATTATGAAATGCGTATATGTGATTTTGCTAGATGTACACCTAGGTATACCTATAATCTGAGACATATAAGAAATCCTAATGGTTTATGTCTTTTTGAATCTTGTATACCCACCATTGGGAAAATTGAATATATTCCACCTGAATGTTGCGAACTAGAAAAGATATAcaaagaaaataatataacgGAACCcttttcatatttaaaaacaaTTATAGATCaagaagaaagaaaaaaatattatttcgATGTTACATCTGctgataaatatatgttagGAATATTGTTTATACTTATATGGGTTCATCACTTCTTTTGGAATAAAGCTGATCCTTTATTGGATAAAGAATTTGCAGAATTTGCAAGGGTAAATATGgattttcataaaaatgaGAAAACATATCATTGGCCAGATGACTTAAAATTTATGATTCAG CAATTGTTATATTCTGAATATAGAAAGAATCTTGATTTAAATGATTTAATTAATCATCCATGGTTTACTAGAAAAAAATGCTGGTTTCTCAAGTTATTCTCTTTTGgtttaaaatattataaataa
- a CDS encoding exported protein (PHISTb), protein VVGIIYVILLNVCSYECNNAVGTQSNNLYNRNLAEAESAPEDVMESTKSSSNLYNSPHEHAESIIQKALNEGDSVFDGYKNLFSNLKEEEPYKRYNLNGLGEKNPLFTNGVDENLNKKIKGLVQNGYKNKQEMDELWKEVNKNEKDKYDNLGKDIFGHYVKTKALYDTPPRFAEATWKTVNEIYMLTEKNTESYLKVIFYDWFNGKKTTADEFYLLLCATKLVWRTVMDNINHSCMGMLTKCFELKKTTGKELSCTMILNKYKDAFSGTTRSRHSFVTNVENQEVKNYVPTKHNYENCLKTAPYIDDAQMPGYFLKSEYDEQPVHEHLENAVTNKPHPKMHYKEENKEVKENTEQENTEVENTEEENTEQENTEVENTEEENTEQENTEVENTEEENTEQENTEVENTEEENTEEENTEEENTEEENTEEENTEEENTEEENTEEEDTEEEENKEEENTDEEENKEEEEENKEEEEENTEDEDEDDLE, encoded by the exons CGTTGTTGGAATAATATACGTCATATTACTT AATGTATGCTCCTATGAATGTAATAATGCTGTAGGAACCCAATCAAATAATTTGTATAATAGAAATTTAGCAGAAGCTGAAAGTGCACCAGAAGATGTTATGGAATCTACTAAGAGTAGTTCTAATTTATATAACTCACCACATGAACATGCTGAAAGTATAATACAAAAAGCACTTAATGAAGGTGATAGTGTATTTGATGGTTATAAGAACTTATTTTCTAATTTGAAGGAAGAAGAACCATACAAAAGATATAACTTAAACGGTTTAGGTGAAAAGAATCCCTTATTTACTAACGGTGTCGATGAGAACttaaataagaaaataaaaggTTTAGTTCAGAATGGATATAAGAATAAACAAGAAATGGATGAGTTATGGAAAGAagttaataaaaatgaaaaggaTAAATATGACAATTTAGGTAAAGATATATTTGGTCATTACGTTAAAACAAAAGCTTTATATGATACACCACCTAGATTTGCAGAGGCTACATGGAAAACTGTAAAtgaaatttatatgttaacAGAAAAAAATACCGAATCTTATTTGAAagttatattttatgattGGTTTAATGGTAAAAAAACCACAGCAGATGAGTTTTACCTTCTTTTATGTGCTACTAAATTAGTATGGAGAACAGTTATggataatataaatcattCATGTATGGGAATGTTGACCAAATGTtttgaattaaaaaaaacaacaGGAAAAGAATTAAGTTGCACAATgattttaaataaatacaaagATGCATTCTCTGGTACCACTAGAAGTCGTCATTCTTTTGTTACAAATGTGGAAAATCAAGAAGTGAAAAATTATGTACCAACAAAACATAATTACGAAAATTGCCTTAAAACAGCACCATATATTGATGACGCCCAAATGCCAGGTTACTTCCTTAAAAGTGAATATGATGAACAACCAGTACATGAACACCTTGAAAATGCTGTGACGAATAAACCACATCCAAAAATGCATtataaagaagaaaataagGAAGTAAAAGAAAATACCGAACAAGAAAACACTGAAGTAGAAAACAcagaagaagaaaatacCGAACAAGAAAACACAGAAGTAGAAAACAcagaagaagaaaatacCGAACAAGAAAACACTGAAGTAGAAAATACAGAGGAAGAAAATACCGAACAAGAAAACACAGAAGTAGAAAACACAGAAGAAGAAAACACAGAAGAAGAAAACACAGAAGAAGAAAACAcagaagaagaaaatacagaagaagaaaatacagaagaagaaaacacagaagaagaaaatacagaagaagaagacacagaagaagaagaaaataaagaagaagaaaacACAGAcgaagaagaaaataaagaagaagaagaagaaaataaagaagaagaagaagaaaatacaGAAGATGAAGATGAAGATGACTTAGAATAG
- a CDS encoding serine repeat antigen 9 has product MKVSFTLFFIIYIILNCDVLKCKAQSADSNTSQISTSGQGSSGSDSTDSSKGLSSVGTSVSSTVVSAGSGTGSPSVSSTVVSGVTETGSTGNVNGASPDVSVTKQNAEEKSTTSDSSDNSIKIKSAFLKENVGVKINGPCDEGFGLVLVPHIIINVDTKNTDIQLGKKTEDINYEIKLRKKGNNEDEEKVGVNLLKNVCEKGKNFKFVVYIKGDELIIKWKVINGADIPVDVKKFKIKTMTPPITSIQVFSSMSNENSFLLENKNYAITNNMPDKCEAIATDCFLSGNVDIEKCYQCSLLVENDSKSDVCFNFISRENKEKLNEELLKVQASSEYEEGVESELNEAIDSLIPSFYKKDAENGENVLISFEDLNSTLEDEIINFCSLLKLVDLSGTFMNHQIGTTVDAFNNIVKLLKEHEEEDEFVLRTKLRNPALCMKNVDDWVKSRCGLLTSDDSYVVMKKNGDINGENENNESNEEDYDGVIDLSTNEDGNVNANQFNDDIYCNDDYCNRWKDENSCISNIAVEDQGNCASSWAFSSKLHFETLRCMKGYDHLGISALYLTNCSKGKVSKRCTAGGNPSEFLQIASNSGFLPTESDYPYFYALVENTCPRDFNKWVNLWEEVKLLDYNNEANSIGNKGYSVYKSEMFKDNMDEYIKIIKREIKNKGSVIAYINAQSVLTYDFNGKNVLNMCGSKTTDHSVNVIGYGNYKNKEGEEKSYWLVRNSWGYYWGDEGNFKVDMYGPSNCDYHFINTVVVFNIDIPMMNNNLNNKKGLYNYFPKYTPEFYHNLYDQNFSSDNKISLLNNNDSNKNDVNNSYIVHGQSGEGGAPNTQLRASANQDSTPETVASSSVGSTQEQNTSTSVKKMDVFQVLKHIKNSKIKVGLMKYDNDGEIGAHHSCTRAHSFDPEKKDECVEFCKKNWEQCKDKPSPGFCLTKLDETKGCFFCYV; this is encoded by the exons ATGAAGGTTTcatttacattattttttataatat atattatattaaattgtGATGTGTTAAAATGTAAAGCTCAATCTGCTGATAGTAACACTTCACAAATTTCGACTTCTGGTCAGGGTTCATCTGGTTCTGATAGTACTGATTCTAGTAAAGGTTTAAGTAGTGTTGGTACATCTGTTTCTAGTACAGTTGTTTCTGCTGGTTCTGGTACAGGTAGTCCATCTGTTTCTAGTACAGTTGTTTCTGGTGTAACTGAAACAGGTTCAACTGGAAATGTAAATGGTGCAAGTCCAGATGTATCAGTAACAAAACAAAATGCTGAAGAAAAAAGTACTACTTCAGATAGTTCAGATAATTCgattaaaataaaatctGCGTTTTTAAAGGAAAATGTTGGTGTAAAGATTAATGGTCCATGTGATGAAGGGTTCGGTTTGGTTTTGGTTCctcatattattattaatgtTGACACCAAAAATACCGATATACAATTGGGAAAGAAAACAgaagatataaattatgaaataaaattaagaaaaaaaggaaataatGAAGATGAGGAAAAGGTTGGTGtaaatcttttaaaaaatgtatgcgagaaaggaaaaaattttaaatttgttgtatatattaaaggagatgaattaattattaaatggAAAGTTATAAATGGTGCAg ATATACCAGTAGatgtaaaaaaattcaaaatCAAAACAATGACTCCTCCTATTACTTCCATACAAGTATTTTCCTCCATGTCTAATGAGAATTCCTTTTTGCTtgaaaacaaaaattatgccataacaaataatatgccag ACAAGTGTGAAGCTATAGCTACTGACTGTTTCTTGAGTGGTAATGTCGATATAGAAAAATGTTATCAATGCAGTTTATTGGTTGAAAATGATAGTAAATCTGATGTATGctttaattttatttctcgagaaaataaagaaaaattaaatgaagaaCTTCTTAAAGTCCAAGCATCAAGTGAATATGAAGAAGGTGTAGAATCTGAACTAAACGAAGCTATAGATTCATTAATACcttcattttataaaaaagatgCTGAAAACGGTGaaaatgttttaataaGTTTTGAAGATTTAAATAGTACATTAGAAGAtgaaataattaatttCTGTTCTTTATTAAAACTTGTTGATTTAAGTGGAACATTTATGAATCACCAAATAGGTACTACTGTAGATGCctttaataatattgttaaACTTTTAAAAGAACATGAAGAAGAAGATGAATTCGTATTACGTACAAAATTAAGAAACCCAGCCCTTTGTATGAAAAATGTAGATGATTGGGTTAAAAGTAGATGTGGTTTATTAACATCTGATGATTCATATGTTgttatgaaaaaaaatggtGATATTAATGgtgaaaatgaaaataatgaatcAAACGAGGAAGATTATGACGGTGTTATTGATTTAAGTACAAATGAGGATGGAAATGTAAACGCAAATCAATTCaatgatgatatatattgtaaTGATGATTATTGTAATAGATGGAAAGATGAAAATAGTTGTATATCAAATATTGCCGTTGAAGATCAAGGAAATTGTGCTTCCTCATGGGCTTTTTCTTCTAAATTACATTTTGAAACACTTAGATGTATGAAAGGATATGACCATTTAGGAATTTCAGCCTTGTACTTAACTAACTGTTCTAAGGGTAAAGTTAGTAAAAGATGTACTGCAGGTGGTAATCCAAGCGAATTTTTACAAATCGCTTCAAATAGTGGATTTTTACCAACAGAATCTGATTACCCTTACTTTTATGCATTGGTTGAAAATACCTGTCCACGTGATTTTAATAAATGGGTAAATTTGTGGGAAGAAGTGAAATTATTagattataataatgaagCTAATTCCATTGGTAATAAAGGATATTCTGTATATAAAAGTGAGATGTTTAAAGATAATATGgatgaatatattaaaataataaaacgTGAAATTAAGAATAAAGGATCTGTAATTGCTTATATAAATGCACAATCTGTTTTAACTTATGATTTTAACGGAAAAAATGTACTTAATATGTGTGGTAGCAAGACTACAGATCATTCAGTAAATGTTATAGGTTATGgtaattataaaaataaggaAGGAGAAGAAAAATCATATTGGTTAGTTCGAAATAGTTGGGGATATTACTGGGGAGATGAAGGTAACTTTAAAGTTGATATGTATGGACCATCAAATTGTGATTATCACTTTATTAATACAGTTGTTGTTTTTAATATTGATATTCCTATgatgaataataatttaaataataagaaagGATTATATAATTACTTCCCAAAATATACACCAGaattttatcataatttatatgatcaAAATTTTAGTTCcgataataaaatatccttattgaataataatgattctaataaaaatgatgtaAATAATTCCTATATTGTTCATGGTCAAAGTGGAGAAGGAGGAGCTCCAAATACACAACTTCGAGCTAGTGCTAATCAAGATTCAACCCCAGAAACTGTTGCAAGCAGTTCTGTAGGTTCAACTCAAGAACAAAATACTTCCACTAGTGTTAAAAAGATGGATGTGTTCCAAGtattaaaacatattaaGAATAGCAAAATAAAAGTTGGTTTAATGAAATATGATAATGACGGTGAGATTGGTGCACATCACAGTTGCACAAGAGCCCATTCATTTGACCCAGAAAAAAAGGATGAATGTGTTGaattttgtaaaaaaaattggGAACAATGCAAAGACAAACCATCACCTGGATTTTGTTTAACAAAATTGGATGAAACCAAAGGTTGCTTCTTTTGTTATGTATAA
- a CDS encoding hypothetical protein (conserved Plasmodium protein, unknown function), producing MKILQNFTFIILLLISLIFISSCSNTNENYKPKNIDPRILQLTTEIEKTKKKFDIIRSLILSGTLFLSLTAITGITVHDYYQFLQHTKNTKDAAVETIYKGI from the coding sequence atgaaaattctacaaaattttacatttattattctcCTCTTAATAAGccttatttttatttcatcatGTTCCAATACAAATGAGAACTATAAACCAAAAAACATTGACCCCAGAATATTACAATTAACAACAGAAAtagaaaaaacaaaaaagaaatttgATATTATACGATCATTAATTCTTTCAGGAACACTTTTTTTGTCTTTAACAGCAATAACTGGGATAACGGTACACGATTATTATCAATTTCTTCAACATACAAAAAATACTAAGGATGCCGCAGTAGaaactatatataaaggGATATAA